GCTGCAGGTATCACTACCTACGGAATTGCGGGCATTTCAGGGCCGGATTTACAAAAGACCATGTGGGAACGGGAACGGTTACAACCTAGGTCGGTCGGTGAAAAAATGATTCGCCATTCCGTCCATATCTATAATTCAAAAGAAGAAATTGATAGAGCACTCCAAGTAGTGGAAAGTTTAGGGTAGTGGATTAGGAGTTATGGTATCAAACAGATTAAAATAGCTTCTGTATTCCTTTCACTACCAGAAAAACAACAAACCCAACAACTAGGCCGATAGTAAATTCCACAAGTATTGAAGGAATCCCAGGAAGTATATCGTGAAGAAAAGGAACGTTATGCACAAAAATTCCACCGGAAACCAATAAAAGGGCAATCGTTCCAATAACCGCAAGGGACTTGATGACTACAGGTAGGGCGTTTACAAAAAACCGACCTACTTTATCGGAAAAACTATTGTCCTGCTCGTTCAAATTGATAAGACGTACTCCAAACTCATCCATACGTACGATCAAGGCTACGATTCCGTAAACCCCCACAGTAGCTAAAAGAGCAACAACGGAAACTACAATGATTTGTGTAGTTAAAGGCTCATTGATGACCGTTCCCAAGGCGATGATCACAATCTCTACGGACAAAATAAAATCAGTTAGAATGGCGGATTTTATCTTTTCTTTTTCCAGTTCCAGTACATCCTTTTTACTTGGTGCTTCCTCTTTTAGGGTGGGAGCATCATGTTTATGGGGGAAAAAGAATTCATATATTTTTTCAGCACCTTCATAGGCCAAATAAAGTCCCCCAAGAATCAGGATTATTGTAACGGCTATCGGTAAAA
This window of the Maribacter cobaltidurans genome carries:
- a CDS encoding DUF808 domain-containing protein; protein product: MASGFFAVLDDVATLLDDVASMSKIATKKTAGILGDDLAVNAKKASGFVSKREIPVLWAITKGSLLNKLIILPVAFLLSAFLPIAVTIILILGGLYLAYEGAEKIYEFFFPHKHDAPTLKEEAPSKKDVLELEKEKIKSAILTDFILSVEIVIIALGTVINEPLTTQIIVVSVVALLATVGVYGIVALIVRMDEFGVRLINLNEQDNSFSDKVGRFFVNALPVVIKSLAVIGTIALLLVSGGIFVHNVPFLHDILPGIPSILVEFTIGLVVGFVVFLVVKGIQKLF